ACGCGCCGTTGTACGCCTACAGCTCCCACCCGCGCCGGGACCACGAACTCGCTGACGGCGACACGCTCACGGTCGGTGACGAGGACTGTGAGGTCGTGTACACGCCGGGCCACGCCGACGACCACGTCTCGCTCGTCTCCGAGTCGTCCCTGTTCTCCGGCGACGTGGTCGTCCACGACGACGGCGCGTTCGAGGGCGGCTCCTTCGGCCGCACCGACCGCCCCAGCCAGTCCCGCGAGCGCCTCATCGAGAGCATCGAGCGCATTCTCGACCGAATGCCGGCAGGCGTCGAACACATGTACTCGGGTCACGGCGGCGTCTTCCACGGCGACGTCCGCGAGGTCGTCGAACGCGCCCTCGACCGGGCGCAACGCCGCGAGCCGAAGTATCCCGACGAGTGACCGCTCGAAACCGGCGCAACGCTCTAGTGATAGGGCCGATATTCGACTCCATGAACCAGCGACTTCTGACGGGGACGGCCCTGGCGCTCTCCGGCGTCGTGCTGGCCGCTATGCAGGCCCTCCATGCGTTCCAGCAAACCCGGATTCCGGTGGCAATTGCAGTCGATGCGCTCCCCTTTGTGGCGATGGGACTGGCGATAGTGTACGCGGGCGTCTGGCT
The genomic region above belongs to Haloarcula hispanica ATCC 33960 and contains:
- a CDS encoding MBL fold metallo-hydrolase, producing the protein MDVHNVTAEAETFTCNAYLATGEQTTLVDAGAMRGVVDVVREHVDALDAVVLTHQHGDHVQQLDAVLDAFDAPLYAYSSHPRRDHELADGDTLTVGDEDCEVVYTPGHADDHVSLVSESSLFSGDVVVHDDGAFEGGSFGRTDRPSQSRERLIESIERILDRMPAGVEHMYSGHGGVFHGDVREVVERALDRAQRREPKYPDE